Genomic window (Juglans microcarpa x Juglans regia isolate MS1-56 chromosome 2S, Jm3101_v1.0, whole genome shotgun sequence):
CCAAGCAGCCCAGTCCCAGTCCCCACACTCGTCCATGCCTTCAAGTTTCAACTAAAAAACCCGTCTCTAGAAACTCCCAAATACCTGTCCCGCCCGTCACTCGTCTTTGTTTGGCGTAGAAACTCCCAAATGGGTCTGCCCAatacacctctctctctcttttttatgtCTCTCGTGCTTTCAGTGTTCTTTCCCTCTGTTACAAGCGCTGTTGACTATACAAACTTGGTTTTCAAGGGCTGTGCAGAGCAAGAATTCCAAGCCCCAACTGGGAATATTTACTCACAAAACCTCAAGGCCCTTTTGTCTTCTTTGGTTTCACAATCTTCACAAAAAACTTTCTttgccaccaccaccaccacaaccTCAGGTGAAGATCATCAAAATAACATTACAGGTCTATTTCAATGCAGAGGGGACCTCACGCTACCCGAGTGCTACAGCTGTGTGAGCAAGATATCAGATACGGCTGAAAAGCTCTGTGGCAAAGCTATAGCAGCTAGGATTCAACTCAACGGGTGCTACCTGCGGTACGAGGTTGTTGGGTTCAAACAAGTTTCCGATACTGAATTGTTGTACAAGGTTTGTGGATCAACCAAAGCAAGTGAAACTGGGTTTGAGCAAAAGAGGGACAAGGCTTTGAATATGGTAGAGAGTGGGGTTAAGAGCAGTGGAGCTGGTACTGGAGGTTTGTTTTACACAGGCAGATATGAGTCAGTGTATGTGCTGGGGCAGTGTGAGGGCGATTTGGGCAGTGATGATTGTGGGGATTGTGTGAAGAATGCAGTGGAGAGGGCCAAAGCTGACTGTGATGATTCTACCTCCGGGCAAGTGTATCTCCAGAAGTGCTATCTTAACTATTACCCAAATGGTGTCCCAACCGTAACTTCATCATCATCAGGTAAAGCTGGCTAGAGACGACTCAAAATAtctttattagtttatttttttcacttatttttttatctggGCAGTTTGTTATTTAATGCCCAGTTGGCAGGTCACAAATCATCATCTCCTTCTTTAATTGATACCAGACTCCGAGTGTTTTgttactttcttcttcttttttcccacTCTATGCATGGACAGGTTTGAGTTAAGGTAGGGCCTGCTTCTTCACATCTTTTGTAACTCCAAATATTGAAAAATCGATTGATATCTggtgagagagggagggagagagatcttgatataagtttatattaaatttattttataataaaaataattttatattaaattatattcatttataaatttatttttcttaaatatttttttaataatatagatGTCTGAATGGTGTGCAGGGAGTGCGCAACGACAGACTCAGAGGACAGTAGCTCTTGCGGTAGGAGGCTTGGCAGCTTTTGGCTTTATTATAGTTTGTTTCCTGTTTGCTAGATCAGTGATCAAGAAAGGAGGTCGTAAGCATGGAGGCTGAGTTTCGTCATTGCCAATTTATGACCTTCAGTATTCCTGGATCTTACCttcctgtatatatatatgtgcatagTTTGGACGTGGAGAATTACGTAATTTTGTAAAGATCATTGAGTAGGGTAAGATGAGTGTTGAAATACAATTTACCCAAATAAAAAGGGTTGGGTTTTGAAGATTGCAATGCTAAAACGAAAAATGATATATGCAAGtttcaaatatgcataagtcttgcgcaagtcttttataaaaatatagatccCACAATGAAAAAGTATAAttgctcaaaataatatttttatttattaaaggaagatttaatttatattttagcataaataatatatttaataaaatatttacatgacataatttaatttaaaataaaaattttaaaatttaaatattacaaataaaatattatcgcATAAATAATGAGAATTGTGCTTTACATATCAGTAAAAAAAGCCGTATATAATGTAGACTATTCCGACATTACTTATGTCACTTGAAATCTTTATGATTTTGGACtcaaaagaaaacccacttGTCAGTTTTGAGCCCAAAGATCGGCAAAATATCCCAAGAAAGTTTCAACTACCTTAGCATATGATCTGCCCGACATGAAAACATTATGATATCTTAAggttattttcaataaaattgttACCTAATACATTGGAAAATTAAGCAATTCGATGACGCAAAAcctgtatttaaattattttgtaatttgtccTCTTTGTTTGCGTGTGCGCAAAATAGACAGCCATCCACCGTGATAAAGTGACCCTAATCTTCTCCTCCGAAAAAGACAGACAATCCTATGTATCAAGGATTGAgatcttcttattttttagattCTGTTTATTTCTTAAACTTATATTAagtcattattaaaatttttttaaattctaacacaaaatataataaacaatttaactttttcaaatcttaaaataataataatattaaaaaataatattctaataatattttatcatcttaactcaattcagttcaatattcAAACGCAGCCTTACTCTCAtttctttgagaaaaaaataaataagaacatCATGATCACTATTATGGTTAGAGCTATGTTGATCTTTTTTTaggattagatttttttttttttttttaatgatcaaaCCAACTGATTACGTACGCAGTGAGTGACATCGACTCACAATCATAatccattttcttttacatttttttcttgggTTGGGATCGAAATTAATCCTACGTTCAACTTTCTATTGAATTTACAATTTCTTCGTTAAATCAAAGTGCTCAAGagtttttatatgaaaatgggTTATCTGATCTTTTACGAAAATGATCGTCCCTTTAATAAATAACTAAGTAATGACATGGACTAGGGCaggtgtcttttttttttttttgttggttcaattcgaaaattgaaaaattgggTTCACCTAGATGAGTATTCAGATTTCGTAACTACTCATATACGGATATACATATGGTTATTGTTGTAGTATGCAACTCATATTGAGTGAAATACGTATATAAAGAAAGCAGGTTGATGTTGGGAGTAAAATAGAGTGGAGTGAGGAGAGTGTAATGTATTGAGCAGAATGACAACATTTGTCTTTTGGgcttgtaatttattattttattgccAAGGACGAATAATAGGTTGAGAGTGTGGGGGCAATGCTCCCACGGTA
Coding sequences:
- the LOC121252769 gene encoding plasmodesmata-located protein 1-like; translated protein: MGLPNTPLSLFFMSLVLSVFFPSVTSAVDYTNLVFKGCAEQEFQAPTGNIYSQNLKALLSSLVSQSSQKTFFATTTTTTSGEDHQNNITGLFQCRGDLTLPECYSCVSKISDTAEKLCGKAIAARIQLNGCYLRYEVVGFKQVSDTELLYKVCGSTKASETGFEQKRDKALNMVESGVKSSGAGTGGLFYTGRYESVYVLGQCEGDLGSDDCGDCVKNAVERAKADCDDSTSGQVYLQKCYLNYYPNGVPTVTSSSSGSAQRQTQRTVALAVGGLAAFGFIIVCFLFARSVIKKGGRKHGG